From the Candidatus Spechtbacterales bacterium genome, one window contains:
- a CDS encoding ComEC/Rec2 family competence protein — translation MSGMLKGLDKLLTPANALVFVCACVILGAGIFYKVPQAPSIGEYNVEVEGKIVEYPDVRADKTILVIQPTKGGSDLPLGRVRVSADNLREFSYGEYIIARGTIKEPENFADFNWRGYLAKESVQYVMYYPEIQKTGKVEKGHLHYAADLRSKLQTGLDNTLLPPHNSLYSAMLLANKSGLSQEQKDSLASAGLSHIVAISGMHIAFILFMALGAFLVAGMWRQQANVLALLFITGYIVMIGAPASAVRAGIMAGVLILGQLIGRPSFSWRALLFAGALMVLFNPYIVRYDIGFQLSFLAVLGIILFFRRIEVFLRSVQKRVAEFVLRAPATKDNIAATYAAENKFGFISILAVTLSAQALTFPLIIYNFGSFSLASPATNLLVVPLLPAVLVSGFISAFGGMVGGVTASVLAAPAWIFSEYIWFIISTFS, via the coding sequence ATGTCGGGGATGTTGAAGGGGTTGGACAAACTGCTTACTCCCGCGAATGCGCTTGTGTTTGTTTGTGCGTGCGTTATTTTGGGTGCGGGTATTTTTTATAAAGTTCCTCAAGCCCCATCAATTGGAGAATATAATGTTGAGGTTGAAGGAAAGATTGTGGAATACCCCGATGTTCGCGCGGATAAAACAATTTTAGTAATCCAGCCCACAAAAGGAGGGTCTGACCTTCCTTTGGGGCGGGTGCGGGTTTCTGCGGATAATTTGCGTGAGTTTTCATATGGCGAATATATAATTGCGCGGGGCACAATAAAAGAACCCGAAAATTTCGCGGACTTTAACTGGCGCGGGTATTTGGCAAAAGAGAGTGTGCAGTATGTAATGTATTACCCCGAGATTCAAAAGACAGGCAAGGTTGAAAAAGGACACCTACATTACGCGGCAGATTTGCGTTCAAAACTGCAGACAGGTTTAGATAACACGCTTTTGCCTCCGCATAACTCTCTTTATTCTGCAATGTTGCTTGCAAACAAAAGCGGTCTTTCGCAAGAACAAAAAGACAGTTTAGCCTCTGCGGGCTTAAGCCATATTGTTGCAATAAGCGGAATGCATATTGCTTTTATTTTGTTTATGGCTTTAGGAGCCTTTTTGGTGGCGGGCATGTGGCGACAGCAGGCAAATGTTTTGGCGCTTTTGTTTATAACCGGTTATATAGTTATGATAGGTGCGCCCGCTTCAGCTGTGCGTGCGGGTATTATGGCGGGCGTTTTAATTTTAGGGCAGCTTATAGGACGCCCCAGTTTCTCATGGCGCGCGCTTTTGTTTGCAGGCGCCTTGATGGTTTTATTTAATCCGTATATCGTGCGTTACGATATTGGTTTTCAGCTTTCGTTTCTTGCAGTCCTGGGAATAATACTATTTTTTAGGCGTATTGAGGTATTTCTCAGAAGCGTGCAAAAGAGAGTTGCTGAGTTTGTTTTGCGCGCGCCTGCCACAAAAGATAATATTGCCGCAACATATGCCGCGGAAAATAAATTTGGGTTCATCTCTATTTTGGCCGTGACACTTTCCGCGCAAGCTCTTACATTTCCCTTGATAATTTACAATTTCGGCAGTTTTTCTTTGGCATCACCCGCGACAAATTTGCTGGTCGTGCCGTTATTGCCCGCAGTTTTGGTTTCAGGATTTATATCTGCCTTTGGGGGTATGGTCGGGGGAGTTACAGCTTCGGTATTAGCCGCCCCCGCATGGATATTTTCGGAATATATTTGGTTTATTATTTCAACCTTTAGTTAA